The genomic window AGATGAGCAAATCGAAGGGGAACGTCATCGATCCCCTGGTGATGATGGAGCGCTACGGAACGGATGCGTTCCGGTTCACGCTGGCCGCCTTTGCCGTTCAGGGGCGCGACGTCAAGCTTTCGGAAGAGCGGATCGAAGGGTACAAACACTTCGTCAACAAGATATGGAATGCCGCAAGGCTGCTTCTCATGAACCTCCAGGGGGAAGCAAGCCTGGAAGAAATCCCGTCCAAACCCGTGCAGCTCATGCATCGCTGGATTCTCAGCCGCCTGCAGCGCGTTGTCGGCGAAGTGGACTCCGCCCTGGAAAACTATCATTTCAACCAGTATGCCAATGTACTGTATCAATTCCTGTGGCGGGAGTACTGCGACTGGTACCTTGAAATGATCAAACCCGATCTGTACGGGGAGGACGAAGCCGCCGGGAGGCTGGCGAAGTCCATATCGGTTCGGGTTCTCGAGCAGATCCTGGTGCTTCTGCACCCGGTCATGCCCTTCGTGACCGAGGAAATCTATCAGAAGCTGCCCGGAATTACCGGCAGCATCATGAAAGCCTCCTATCCGGCGGTGCGGCCGGAATGGATCGACTCCGAAGCCGAACGGGCCATGGAAATCATCATGGGCGTGGTCAGCGGCATCAGAAATATCCGTGGGGAGATGAACGTCCCGCCGGCCACCAGGGTCGAGGCGGTGTGCCTGTGTGAAAACAGCGCCGCAAAGGAGCTTCTCGATGCGCATGCAGTCACGGTGATCGACCTGGGCCGCCTCTCGGAGCTGAAAGTCGGAATCGCGGGCGAGATGCAAAAGCCGGCGCAGGCGGCGGGAGCCGTTATACCCGGCGTGGAAGTGCACGTCGTGCTGAAGGACATCCTGGACTTCGAGAGCGAATCCAAGCGTCTTCGCAAGGAACTGGCAAAGCTCGAAAAGGAATTCGGCATCACCCGGATGAAACTGTCCAACGAGGACTTTCTGGGGAAGGCTCCACCGGAAGTCATCGAAAAAGAACGCGAAAAGAGCGGCCGGCTCGGCGAGAAGATCGAAAAACTCAGCCGTCAGTCCGGCCTTATCGACGGACTGCGGGCGAGCGCCGCCGCGGGGGAGTAAGATGGATCAACTGGATGTCCTGCTTCGAATGGCGCTGGTCGAGGACGTGGGGCACGGCGACGTGACCACCGAGGGCACGATCGATGCGGGGCTCACGGGACGGGCCGTCGTCTTCGGGCGCGAACCTTTGGTGCTCTCGGGGTCCGATCCTTTCAGGAGAACATTTCGCCTGGTGGATCCGCAGGTGCGCGTCGAATCCCTTTTTTCCGACGGGGAAGAGGTTCCGGCCGATGTCCCGTTCTTCAGGATGGAAGGCAGCGTACGCTCGCTGCTGACGGCGGAACGCACGGCGCTCAACCTGCTGCAGAGGCTTTCGGGTGTGGCCACCTTGACGCGCCGAATGGTGAACGCTCTGGCCGGAACGTCCTGTCGCCTGCTCGATACGCGCAAGACCACACCGCTGTGGCGTGTCCTGGAGAAAGCCGCGGTCCGACACGGCGGCGGCTCGAACCACCGCTTCGGTCTCTTTGACGGGGTTCTGATCAAGGACAACCATGTGGCCGCGGTCGGCGGGGTGCGCGAGGCGGTTCGCAGGGCACGCCGCTCGGCGCCGCACGGGCTCAAAATCGAGGTGGAGGTGGAAACCCTGGAACAGCTCGAGGAAGCCCTGCAGGCCGGGGCCGATATCATTTTGCTGGACAACTTCACCCTCGATTTGCTCCAGCGCGCCGTCGCAATCAACGCAGGCCGCGCGTTGCTGGAAGCCTCCGGCGGGGTCACGCTCGAACGCGTTCGCGTTATCGCCGAAACCGGCGTGGATTTCGTGAGTTGCGGGGCGCTGACCCATTCCGCACCGGCCGTCGATATCACCATGGAATACTCCTCGTAGTCCGCGCGAGGCCTTTCAGTGGTTTCGTCACCTCCATGAAAGATTTCCGGAAGATATTCGTTGCGGGGATAAAGGCCGCGTGGCCCATTTGCCTGGGTTACTTCCCCATCGGCCTGGCCTTCGGCGTGCTGGCCCGGAAAGCCGGGATCGAGCCTCTGTATATCGGCGCGATGTCCCTGCTCGTGTTTGCCGGGAGCGCCCAGTTCATCGCGGTTTCCATGCTGAGCGCAGGGACCGACCCGGTCTCGATCGTCCTGACCACCTTTGTCGTCAATCTGCGGCATATCCTCATGAGCTCCTCGCTGTCGGTGTATTTCCAGCACTGCAGCCGGAAGTTTATCTCTTTGACCGCTTATGGAGTCACCGACGAGAGCTTCGCCGTCAATCAAACCCGTTTCAGAAGCGGCTCATGGACACCGGGCGAAGCGCTCGCCGTCAACCAGGTTTCGAATGCGGCCTGGGTTTCGAGCACCATTCTCGGCGGGTACTGCGGAGAATTGATCCCCGAAGGAAGCTTCGGCATCGACTATGCCCTCAGCGCCATGTTCATCTCGCTCCTGGTGCTTCAGTTGAGAGGGCGCCTCTACATCCTGACGGCCCTGATCTCGGGATCGCTGGCTGTCCTGCTGGCGGTGCTGCTGCCCGGCAATATCCACGTGATGGCGGCCTCCCTTGTCGCGGCCACCTTCGGGTTTGTGCTGAGAAGACAGGCGTCGCGGAGGGTAAAAGACACCCATGCCTGAAACCGAATACCTCCTCCTGGTTGCCGGCATGGGACTGGTGACCTACCTGCTTCGCTGGGTGCCGCTCTTCTTCTTCTCGCGAATGGTCCTGCCCCGCGGGCTGGTGGAGTGGCTGGACCTGATCCCGGTTTCCATCATGAGTGCGCTGGTCTTCCCGGACCTTCTGACCTCGGGGGCTCCGAAACATCTCGATCTCTTCCAGGTGAAATCCATCGTGGCCGTTCCCACCCTGCTTTTTGCTTTCAAGACGAAGTCCCCGGGAGGAACCGTCCTGGTCGGCATGCTTCTGTACTGGCTGGCGGGGAGACTTTGACCCGCGTCGAAGCGGATGCTGTCCTTTCCCGGTCCGCGGATCGTAGCTTCCTGAGAATGAGTGTTTATTATTAGGTCGTGAAGGATCGATGCAGACGTTTTGCCGGCTTCGATCGGTTTTGGTAACGACCGGCAAGGTCCCTTTCGAGGGAGGCGAAAATGATTCATAAACTGAAAA from Syntrophobacter fumaroxidans MPOB includes these protein-coding regions:
- the nadC gene encoding carboxylating nicotinate-nucleotide diphosphorylase, with the protein product MDQLDVLLRMALVEDVGHGDVTTEGTIDAGLTGRAVVFGREPLVLSGSDPFRRTFRLVDPQVRVESLFSDGEEVPADVPFFRMEGSVRSLLTAERTALNLLQRLSGVATLTRRMVNALAGTSCRLLDTRKTTPLWRVLEKAAVRHGGGSNHRFGLFDGVLIKDNHVAAVGGVREAVRRARRSAPHGLKIEVEVETLEQLEEALQAGADIILLDNFTLDLLQRAVAINAGRALLEASGGVTLERVRVIAETGVDFVSCGALTHSAPAVDITMEYSS
- a CDS encoding AzlC family ABC transporter permease, producing the protein MKDFRKIFVAGIKAAWPICLGYFPIGLAFGVLARKAGIEPLYIGAMSLLVFAGSAQFIAVSMLSAGTDPVSIVLTTFVVNLRHILMSSSLSVYFQHCSRKFISLTAYGVTDESFAVNQTRFRSGSWTPGEALAVNQVSNAAWVSSTILGGYCGELIPEGSFGIDYALSAMFISLLVLQLRGRLYILTALISGSLAVLLAVLLPGNIHVMAASLVAATFGFVLRRQASRRVKDTHA
- a CDS encoding AzlD domain-containing protein, which encodes MPETEYLLLVAGMGLVTYLLRWVPLFFFSRMVLPRGLVEWLDLIPVSIMSALVFPDLLTSGAPKHLDLFQVKSIVAVPTLLFAFKTKSPGGTVLVGMLLYWLAGRL